One window of Tenacibaculum maritimum NCIMB 2154 genomic DNA carries:
- a CDS encoding 4Fe-4S binding protein: protein MKTIQNIGLGLFLIGLAIFTTLIFIGKYEVTPELFEGIVKNKGIKSELFINDIKTTVVGKEFTGPFSFSSKIVSALENANATHKKNSEWDKVIWSKPHSFAYEIAKESGIGNIRNNKGLFWLLTFGLGIIGSLLYIVPNVITLGPPGIKNNGIWLNKATNRGWIGWFAFVFLVAFYILLYFRPDYIVNWTYIVDPISKSLSGNLASQWFLYGFLYCVVMTVMAIRMYIKYRHNKYQILRTTSVLFFQIVFAFLVPEILVRFEKPWYDFKNAFPLDYDFFYSWNLDQLIASGGFGLFILVWGILLTLVIVPLMVYFFGKRWYCSWVCGCGGLAETLGDPYRQLSDKSVKAWKFERYIVHGVLVFALVMTAVTLYSYFSGVQEVFGIKTQTIQDTYGFLIGSIFAGVIGTGFYPIFGNRVWCRFGCPLAAYMGIVQRFKSRFRITTNGGQCISCGNCSTYCEQGIDVRAYAQKGENIVRASCVGCGVCSAVCPRGVLKLENGPEKGRINPKDVLLGNDVDLMKLVNDN, encoded by the coding sequence ATGAAAACAATACAAAACATAGGTTTAGGCTTATTTCTAATTGGACTAGCCATTTTTACCACACTTATTTTTATAGGAAAATATGAAGTAACTCCTGAGTTATTTGAGGGTATCGTAAAAAACAAAGGAATAAAAAGCGAACTTTTTATTAATGATATTAAAACAACTGTCGTAGGAAAGGAGTTTACAGGACCATTCTCTTTTTCATCTAAAATAGTATCTGCGCTAGAAAATGCAAATGCTACACATAAAAAGAATAGTGAATGGGATAAGGTTATTTGGAGTAAACCTCATAGCTTTGCTTATGAAATAGCTAAAGAGTCTGGTATTGGTAATATCAGAAATAACAAAGGGTTATTTTGGTTATTAACTTTTGGTTTAGGAATTATTGGTAGCTTACTTTACATCGTCCCTAATGTAATTACTTTAGGACCTCCTGGAATAAAAAATAATGGAATTTGGTTAAATAAAGCAACTAATAGGGGTTGGATTGGCTGGTTTGCTTTTGTTTTTCTGGTCGCTTTTTATATCTTATTGTATTTCAGACCTGATTATATTGTTAACTGGACTTATATCGTAGATCCTATAAGCAAAAGTTTAAGCGGAAATTTAGCAAGTCAATGGTTTTTATATGGATTTCTATATTGTGTTGTTATGACAGTAATGGCAATTAGAATGTATATTAAATATCGTCATAACAAATACCAAATCTTACGTACAACTTCTGTGTTATTCTTTCAAATTGTATTTGCTTTCTTAGTTCCTGAAATATTGGTTCGTTTTGAGAAACCTTGGTATGATTTTAAAAATGCATTTCCACTAGATTATGACTTCTTTTATAGCTGGAATTTAGATCAATTAATTGCTAGTGGTGGCTTTGGTCTTTTTATTTTGGTTTGGGGAATTCTTTTAACCTTAGTAATTGTTCCTTTAATGGTTTATTTCTTTGGTAAAAGATGGTATTGCTCTTGGGTATGTGGTTGTGGTGGTTTGGCTGAAACACTAGGAGATCCTTATCGTCAATTATCTGACAAATCAGTAAAAGCGTGGAAATTTGAACGCTATATTGTTCATGGAGTATTGGTTTTTGCCTTGGTAATGACAGCTGTTACTTTGTATTCTTATTTCTCTGGAGTTCAAGAAGTTTTTGGAATAAAAACGCAAACCATCCAAGATACTTACGGTTTTTTAATAGGTTCAATATTTGCGGGGGTTATCGGAACAGGTTTTTATCCTATCTTTGGAAACAGAGTTTGGTGTCGCTTTGGATGCCCATTGGCTGCTTATATGGGAATCGTACAACGTTTTAAATCTCGTTTTAGAATTACAACCAATGGAGGGCAATGTATTTCTTGCGGAAACTGTTCTACTTATTGTGAACAAGGTATTGACGTGAGAGCCTATGCTCAAAAAGGTGAAAATATTGTACGCGCAAGTTGTGTGGGATGTGGAGTTTGCTCAGCAGTATGCCCACGTGGTGTTTTAAAATTAGAAAATGGTCCTGAAAAAGGACGTATAAACCCTAAAGATGTTTTATTAGGAAACGATGTTGATTTAATGAAACTTGTAAATGATAACTAA
- a CDS encoding toxin-antitoxin system YwqK family antitoxin, producing MITNKSNLSIKIYIKKEEVLLITCFFLFYCNSFGQKEYQKTYYNNGKIKKEGWLINDKKNGYWKFYHNNGVLKKEGRFKDDFPIKYWYFYRKNSYKEKEGHFIDGKQSKWWLYYDNEGFVNHKCQLKDNKKNGYCLLYDKNKLIKAVKFKNGKKIKEWTSFSSFRKENNMSDLK from the coding sequence ATGATAACTAATAAGTCTAATCTTTCTATCAAGATTTATATTAAAAAAGAAGAAGTACTGTTAATTACATGCTTCTTTCTTTTCTACTGCAACTCTTTTGGGCAAAAAGAATATCAAAAAACGTATTATAATAACGGAAAAATAAAAAAAGAGGGGTGGCTCATTAATGATAAAAAGAATGGATATTGGAAATTTTACCACAATAATGGCGTACTAAAAAAAGAAGGGCGGTTTAAAGATGATTTTCCTATAAAATATTGGTACTTTTACCGAAAAAATTCCTACAAAGAAAAAGAAGGTCATTTTATTGATGGTAAACAAAGTAAGTGGTGGCTCTATTATGACAATGAAGGGTTCGTAAATCATAAATGTCAATTGAAAGACAATAAAAAAAATGGGTATTGCTTACTTTATGATAAAAATAAATTAATCAAAGCTGTTAAATTTAAAAACGGCAAAAAAATAAAAGAATGGACTAGCTTTTCTTCATTTCGAAAAGAAAACAATATGTCTGATTTAAAATAA
- a CDS encoding glycosyltransferase family 2 protein, with translation MNPLIKVIIPAYNEQDSIANVINDIPNNVQEIIVVSNNSTDHTEKNASKAGATVLRENRKGYGYACLKGMEYISTQNEKPDILVFLDGDYSDYPEQLTNLTAPIIKDDIDFVIGSRVKPLREQGAMTPQQIFGNWLATFLMKVFFNARFTDLGPFRAIKYSKLIDLKMEDKTYGWTVEMQLKALKHKLSYTEIPVKYRNRIGVSKVSGTVKGSILAGIKILGWIFKYSFK, from the coding sequence ATGAATCCTCTTATAAAAGTCATTATTCCTGCTTATAACGAGCAAGACTCTATTGCTAATGTTATAAACGATATTCCAAATAATGTACAAGAAATAATCGTAGTTAGCAACAACTCAACAGATCATACAGAAAAAAATGCTTCAAAAGCAGGGGCAACTGTCTTGCGCGAAAATCGCAAAGGATATGGTTATGCTTGTTTGAAGGGGATGGAATATATTTCTACACAAAATGAAAAACCAGATATACTTGTTTTCTTGGATGGAGACTACTCTGATTATCCTGAACAATTAACAAATCTGACTGCTCCAATTATCAAAGATGATATCGATTTTGTAATTGGGTCTCGTGTGAAACCATTACGTGAACAAGGAGCTATGACTCCTCAACAAATATTCGGAAACTGGCTGGCTACTTTTTTAATGAAAGTATTCTTCAACGCTAGATTTACCGATTTAGGACCATTTAGAGCTATCAAATATTCCAAATTAATTGATTTAAAAATGGAAGATAAAACCTATGGATGGACCGTTGAAATGCAGCTAAAGGCATTAAAACATAAACTCTCATATACAGAAATACCCGTAAAATACAGAAATAGAATAGGCGTTTCAAAAGTTTCTGGAACCGTTAAAGGAAGTATTTTAGCAGGTATAAAAATTTTAGGTTGGATTTTTAAATATAGTTTTAAATAA
- a CDS encoding cellulose synthase family protein: MILEYIIIAIYTVSILLIFMYSVAQLNLLFNYLAAQKKEDNAPKFNLNNRKEVPFVTIQLPVYNELYVMERLLKNISKINYPLDKLEIQVLDDSTDESVKSTAKLVQELKQNGLDIQHIRRENRVGFKAGALKEGLKIAKGEFIAIFDADFLPQSSWLQKTVPYFKDEKVGVVQTRWAHINRNYSLLTKIQAFALDAHFTLEQVGRNSKGHFINFNGTAGIWRKSCILDAGNWEGDTLTEDIDLSYRAQLKKWKFKYLENVETPAELPVIISAARSQQFRWNKGGAENFQKMLRRIISSKNVSAKTKIHGLLHLLNSSMFTCIFLVAILSIPMLYIKNEYAHLQPYFYVMSFFVSSSIIFFICYWFMYKKTHGGGFKNFMKYIGAFFTFFSIVMGFSLHNAIAVLEGHIGKKSEFVRTPKFNISALTDSWKNNKYIRKKLSTSVIFEGILTLYFAFGMYSAFIVGDQGGDFGLFPFHLMLFIGFGYVFFKSVFSKA; this comes from the coding sequence ATGATACTAGAATATATCATCATTGCAATTTACACAGTTTCAATACTGCTCATTTTTATGTACTCAGTGGCACAGCTAAACTTACTTTTTAATTATTTAGCTGCACAAAAAAAAGAAGATAATGCTCCTAAGTTTAATTTAAACAACCGTAAAGAGGTTCCTTTTGTTACCATACAACTTCCTGTTTATAACGAATTATACGTTATGGAACGTTTATTAAAAAATATTTCAAAAATCAACTACCCGTTAGATAAATTAGAAATTCAGGTGCTAGATGATTCTACCGATGAATCTGTAAAATCTACCGCTAAATTGGTTCAAGAACTGAAACAAAATGGACTAGATATCCAGCATATAAGGAGAGAAAATAGAGTGGGGTTTAAAGCCGGAGCTCTTAAAGAAGGTCTTAAAATTGCGAAAGGGGAATTTATCGCTATTTTTGATGCTGACTTTTTACCTCAGTCTTCTTGGCTACAAAAAACAGTTCCTTATTTTAAGGACGAAAAAGTAGGGGTTGTACAAACCCGTTGGGCGCATATCAACAGAAACTATTCATTACTCACTAAAATTCAAGCTTTTGCTTTGGATGCTCATTTTACATTAGAACAAGTGGGAAGAAATAGTAAGGGACACTTTATTAATTTTAATGGAACCGCAGGTATTTGGCGTAAGTCTTGCATTTTAGATGCTGGTAACTGGGAAGGGGATACTCTTACTGAAGATATTGATTTAAGTTATAGAGCTCAATTGAAAAAATGGAAATTCAAATACTTGGAAAATGTAGAAACCCCTGCCGAATTACCTGTAATTATAAGTGCAGCTCGCTCTCAACAGTTTAGATGGAATAAAGGAGGTGCTGAAAATTTTCAAAAAATGCTAAGGAGAATCATCTCTAGTAAGAATGTTTCTGCGAAAACTAAGATTCATGGCTTACTACATTTATTAAATAGCTCTATGTTTACTTGCATTTTCTTGGTAGCCATACTGAGCATTCCTATGCTGTACATTAAAAATGAGTACGCGCATTTACAACCTTATTTTTACGTAATGAGCTTTTTTGTTTCTAGTTCTATAATTTTCTTTATTTGTTACTGGTTTATGTATAAGAAAACTCACGGAGGTGGCTTTAAAAATTTTATGAAATACATTGGTGCTTTTTTTACATTTTTCTCTATTGTAATGGGCTTTTCATTGCACAATGCTATTGCTGTTTTAGAAGGTCATATAGGTAAAAAAAGTGAGTTTGTTAGGACTCCTAAGTTTAATATAAGTGCTCTAACAGATAGCTGGAAAAACAATAAATACATTCGTAAAAAACTATCTACAAGTGTCATTTTTGAAGGAATATTGACCTTATATTTTGCCTTTGGAATGTATAGTGCCTTTATTGTGGGAGATCAGGGAGGTGATTTCGGATTGTTTCCTTTTCATTTAATGCTTTTTATTGGTTTTGGCTACGTGTTCTTTAAATCTGTATTTTCAAAAGCGTAA
- a CDS encoding mannosyltransferase, producing MPNLSQDFYRFIWDGRMLYEGLNPYLYLPETFIKEQNYPIHQALELYNGMGPLNGSHYTNYPPLNQLCFLIAAIFGNHSILGSVITMRAIIILADIGIMYIGKQLLEKLHLPIKNIFWYALNPFIIIELTGNLHFEPVMLFFLILSIYKLYQGKWGLAGMLLACSVSIKLIPLLFLPLFYQWFLNPVNKSKKTTALSKLQQTPYNLINLLLFYSIVIVVTIAFFLPFYSSQLVENYSNSVGLWFRNFEFNASGYYIAREIGFLFRGYNEIAIIGKIIPILAILFILGITFFKKNTTIQQLIVGMLFSLSFYYFVSTTVHPWYLATLIILAVFTQYRFPIIWSLVIILTYQAYSNIPWKENLWFVFIEYSILYAFLLKELLFPTPKPQYSNYYHI from the coding sequence ATGCCAAATCTGTCGCAAGATTTTTATCGATTTATATGGGATGGTAGAATGCTCTATGAAGGGCTAAATCCTTATTTATACCTACCTGAAACATTTATTAAAGAACAGAATTACCCGATACATCAGGCTTTGGAATTGTACAATGGCATGGGACCACTTAATGGTAGCCATTACACCAACTACCCTCCTCTGAACCAATTGTGTTTCTTAATTGCTGCCATTTTTGGTAACCACAGCATTTTAGGAAGTGTTATTACTATGAGAGCAATCATCATTCTTGCTGATATTGGCATTATGTATATTGGCAAACAACTCTTGGAGAAGTTACACCTTCCTATAAAAAATATTTTTTGGTATGCTTTAAATCCTTTTATCATTATTGAACTTACAGGTAATTTGCATTTTGAACCTGTAATGTTGTTCTTTTTAATACTCAGTATTTATAAGCTTTATCAAGGTAAATGGGGCTTAGCTGGTATGCTATTGGCTTGCTCAGTTTCTATAAAATTGATTCCATTACTATTTTTACCATTATTTTACCAATGGTTTCTAAATCCTGTTAACAAATCAAAAAAAACTACAGCATTATCTAAACTTCAACAAACTCCTTACAATCTTATAAACTTATTGCTATTTTACAGTATTGTAATAGTAGTAACTATCGCTTTCTTTTTACCTTTTTACTCCTCTCAATTAGTTGAAAACTACTCTAATTCTGTCGGGCTTTGGTTTAGAAATTTCGAATTTAATGCTAGTGGCTATTATATTGCTAGAGAAATAGGTTTTTTATTTAGAGGTTATAATGAAATTGCTATTATTGGAAAAATAATACCTATCCTAGCAATCCTTTTTATACTAGGCATCACTTTTTTTAAGAAAAATACTACCATACAGCAATTAATTGTAGGAATGCTTTTTAGCTTATCTTTCTATTATTTTGTTAGTACTACAGTACATCCATGGTATTTGGCTACTTTGATTATCCTTGCTGTTTTTACCCAATATAGGTTTCCTATTATTTGGAGCTTGGTAATTATTCTTACATATCAAGCTTATTCCAATATTCCTTGGAAAGAGAATTTATGGTTTGTTTTTATAGAATATAGCATTCTCTATGCTTTTTTACTTAAAGAACTTCTTTTTCCTACTCCCAAACCCCAGTATTCTAATTACTACCATATTTAA
- a CDS encoding LacI family DNA-binding transcriptional regulator, with product MKRLTIKDIANHFKVSISTVSKALNDSYEISAGTKEKIQKFAKENNYKPNFNALSLKNRKTKTIGIIIPNMLNYFFAQVFKGVEKIANSKGYKIISCISNESFNKEVQAMEMLSNGSIDGFILSIAEETEIKNNFDHFEKTINEGTPIVMFDRIAKNIHCDKVITNDYHGAINAVNHLSKTGHKNIVFISTMNHLQIGQKRLKGYVKGLEMAGMPINEDLIINIQEEDYKKYESILTPIFANRAIDSVIATDESSAIAAMKVAIRKGYKVPENFSVIAFSNGILARHSSPKLTTISQHGELMGATAAKMLINRLEQKKPKEDVETVIIKTDLVERKSTKPSFF from the coding sequence ATGAAAAGACTTACAATAAAAGACATTGCAAATCACTTTAAAGTATCCATCTCAACGGTTTCAAAAGCTTTAAATGATAGCTATGAAATTAGTGCTGGCACAAAAGAAAAAATTCAAAAGTTTGCTAAAGAGAATAATTACAAGCCCAATTTTAATGCGCTAAGTTTAAAAAACAGAAAAACAAAAACTATTGGTATTATCATTCCTAATATGTTAAATTATTTTTTTGCCCAAGTATTTAAAGGAGTGGAAAAAATAGCTAATAGCAAAGGATATAAAATCATCTCATGCATTTCTAATGAATCTTTTAATAAAGAGGTACAGGCAATGGAAATGCTTTCCAATGGAAGCATTGATGGGTTTATTTTATCAATAGCAGAAGAGACAGAAATAAAAAACAATTTTGATCATTTTGAAAAAACTATAAATGAAGGGACTCCTATTGTAATGTTTGATAGAATTGCTAAAAATATTCATTGTGATAAAGTGATTACTAATGATTATCATGGAGCTATAAACGCCGTAAATCACCTTTCAAAAACAGGTCATAAAAATATTGTGTTTATTTCTACCATGAACCATTTACAAATAGGTCAAAAAAGGCTAAAAGGTTATGTAAAAGGACTTGAAATGGCTGGAATGCCTATTAACGAAGATTTAATTATTAATATCCAAGAAGAAGATTACAAGAAATACGAGAGTATTTTAACTCCTATTTTTGCCAATAGAGCTATTGACAGCGTAATAGCTACTGATGAATCTTCTGCTATTGCTGCAATGAAAGTAGCTATTAGAAAAGGGTATAAAGTTCCTGAAAACTTTTCTGTTATTGCTTTTTCTAATGGAATATTAGCGCGTCACTCAAGCCCGAAACTTACCACAATTAGCCAACATGGAGAATTGATGGGAGCTACTGCTGCTAAAATGCTAATTAACAGATTAGAACAAAAGAAGCCAAAAGAAGATGTAGAAACAGTTATTATAAAAACAGACTTGGTGGAACGAAAATCTACCAAGCCCAGTTTTTTTTAA
- a CDS encoding DUF2797 domain-containing protein, whose protein sequence is MEYQGVLKKMITENTDTIQYYLDMEADFLNMNQLLDKEIGLAFVTYECLNCHLERKIYRQGFCKSCFFETPNAGDWIMRPELSKAHLGIEDRDLTYEKKVQLQPHIVYLANSSTIKVGVTRKQQVPTRWIDQGAHEAIEIVEVPNRYLAGITEVALKEYVADKTNWRKMLKNDIEDVNLVDWQERLKEFIPEEAKEYFIENNSETILRFPVHKYPEKPKSLNLLKTPEYIGKLVGIKGQYLIFEDDTVFNIRGNEGLVVKITVN, encoded by the coding sequence ATGGAATATCAAGGAGTTCTAAAGAAGATGATTACTGAAAATACGGATACGATTCAGTACTATTTGGATATGGAGGCTGATTTTTTAAATATGAACCAATTGTTAGATAAAGAAATTGGACTTGCATTTGTAACATATGAATGCTTAAATTGTCATCTAGAAAGAAAAATTTATCGCCAAGGATTTTGTAAATCTTGCTTTTTTGAAACTCCCAATGCTGGTGATTGGATTATGAGACCTGAGTTGAGCAAAGCACATTTAGGAATTGAGGACAGAGATTTAACCTATGAAAAAAAGGTGCAATTACAACCTCATATTGTATATCTAGCAAATTCGAGTACTATCAAAGTAGGAGTAACAAGAAAACAACAAGTTCCCACACGTTGGATAGATCAAGGAGCGCATGAGGCAATTGAAATTGTAGAGGTTCCTAATCGTTATTTAGCGGGTATTACAGAGGTTGCATTAAAAGAGTATGTTGCTGATAAAACGAATTGGAGGAAAATGCTCAAGAATGATATAGAAGATGTTAATTTAGTAGATTGGCAAGAGCGTTTGAAGGAGTTTATTCCAGAGGAGGCCAAGGAATATTTTATTGAAAATAATTCAGAAACGATACTTAGGTTTCCAGTACATAAGTATCCTGAAAAACCCAAAAGTTTAAATTTGCTAAAAACGCCAGAGTATATAGGTAAGTTGGTAGGAATTAAAGGGCAATATTTAATTTTTGAAGATGATACCGTATTTAATATAAGAGGAAACGAAGGCTTGGTTGTAAAAATAACGGTCAATTAA
- a CDS encoding acyltransferase — protein MKEYFAHETAVIDEGATIGNKTKIWHFSHIMPNCKIGDNCNIGQNVVISPEVVLGNNVKVQNNVSIYTGVVCEDDVFLGPSMVFTNVINPRSAINRKSEYKKTIVRKGASIGANATIVCGNNIGHYAFIGAGAVVTKEIPPYALVVGNPSKQIGWVSEYGHRLIFDEEGWATCFESKDKYQLKGGKVYRM, from the coding sequence ATGAAAGAATATTTTGCACATGAAACGGCTGTGATAGACGAAGGAGCTACAATAGGAAACAAAACAAAGATATGGCACTTTAGCCATATCATGCCGAATTGTAAGATAGGAGATAATTGTAATATAGGGCAAAATGTAGTCATTTCTCCAGAAGTTGTTCTAGGAAATAATGTAAAGGTGCAAAACAATGTATCTATTTATACAGGAGTAGTTTGCGAAGATGATGTCTTTTTAGGTCCTTCTATGGTTTTTACTAACGTTATAAATCCGCGAAGTGCTATCAATAGAAAAAGTGAATATAAAAAAACAATTGTAAGGAAAGGGGCTAGTATTGGAGCTAATGCAACTATAGTATGTGGAAATAATATAGGGCACTATGCTTTTATTGGAGCGGGGGCAGTAGTTACAAAAGAAATACCGCCTTATGCACTAGTAGTAGGGAATCCTTCGAAGCAAATAGGATGGGTGAGTGAATATGGGCATCGACTTATATTTGACGAAGAAGGTTGGGCTACTTGTTTTGAAAGTAAAGATAAATATCAACTAAAGGGAGGTAAGGTATATCGGATGTGA
- a CDS encoding energy transducer TonB — translation MKTVKKTPKKQLENYSTLFTQLGLVLVLFITYVVLEYEIEKEVITNSNLYDPSTRTYAFDQPLITYRKEIVKEKTKPLKKKIFIRLPLITKVDNTHEVIEKIINEPNEEDKTVANANDLVTVYEGDDISEDDEPINFTSLEEAPVFKGCEGLSPKENKKCFEKKIAKLIQRNFDSGLAQDIGLEPRRHRISTEFIINEEGAIVNLKIRAPHKRLEKETQRIIKKIPQFAPGKQQGVPVKVRYRLPITFLVE, via the coding sequence ATGAAAACAGTAAAAAAAACACCAAAGAAACAGCTAGAAAATTATTCAACACTATTTACTCAATTAGGCTTAGTTTTAGTACTATTTATAACCTATGTAGTTTTAGAATATGAAATAGAAAAAGAAGTGATTACTAATAGTAATCTTTATGACCCATCAACAAGAACTTATGCATTTGATCAACCTCTTATAACTTATAGAAAAGAAATTGTAAAAGAAAAAACCAAACCTTTAAAGAAGAAGATTTTTATAAGATTGCCTTTAATTACTAAAGTAGATAATACGCATGAAGTAATTGAGAAGATCATAAATGAACCCAATGAAGAAGATAAAACTGTAGCAAATGCTAATGATTTAGTTACAGTTTATGAAGGTGATGATATTAGCGAAGATGATGAACCTATTAATTTTACTAGCTTAGAAGAAGCTCCTGTGTTTAAAGGGTGCGAAGGATTAAGTCCAAAGGAAAATAAGAAATGTTTTGAAAAGAAAATAGCTAAGTTAATACAAAGAAATTTTGATAGCGGATTGGCGCAAGATATAGGCTTGGAGCCTAGAAGACACAGGATTTCTACTGAGTTTATTATAAATGAAGAAGGAGCTATTGTTAATTTAAAAATAAGAGCCCCTCATAAAAGGCTAGAAAAAGAAACTCAAAGAATCATCAAAAAGATTCCTCAGTTTGCACCAGGAAAGCAGCAAGGAGTACCCGTAAAAGTACGGTATAGGTTGCCAATCACGTTTTTGGTAGAATAA
- a CDS encoding energy transducer TonB produces the protein MEIKKNPKSNLENYSKLFMQLGLVLALFVTYVSIENKTYDKEYADLGAADMASSIEEETLIIQQQPEPPKQNTPPPPAPEKIEVVEDEKEVEETIIESTETDESEAVEVEEIVEAEEEEEVVEDVPFSIIEEVPVFPGCTGTKAQKKDCLNKKMRKHVQRYFDAELANELGLSSGKKRIYVQFKIDKDGSITSINARAPHPRLKKEAIRIAKKLPKMKPGKQRGKPVRVGYTLPITFNVE, from the coding sequence ATGGAAATTAAGAAAAATCCAAAGTCAAATCTAGAGAATTATAGCAAACTGTTTATGCAGTTAGGTTTGGTTTTAGCTTTATTTGTAACATATGTGTCTATTGAAAATAAGACATATGATAAAGAATATGCTGACCTAGGCGCAGCGGATATGGCTTCTAGTATTGAAGAAGAAACATTAATTATTCAGCAGCAGCCAGAACCACCGAAACAAAATACACCACCACCACCAGCGCCAGAAAAAATAGAGGTTGTTGAGGATGAAAAGGAGGTAGAAGAAACAATTATAGAGTCAACTGAAACAGATGAATCAGAAGCGGTAGAGGTAGAAGAAATAGTGGAAGCTGAGGAAGAAGAAGAAGTTGTTGAAGATGTACCTTTTTCAATTATTGAAGAGGTTCCAGTATTTCCTGGATGTACAGGTACTAAAGCACAAAAGAAAGATTGTTTAAATAAAAAAATGCGTAAGCATGTACAAAGATATTTTGATGCTGAGTTAGCTAATGAGCTTGGATTATCTTCTGGTAAAAAGAGAATTTACGTTCAGTTTAAAATAGATAAAGATGGTTCTATTACAAGTATTAATGCTAGAGCTCCGCATCCTAGATTGAAAAAAGAAGCTATTCGTATAGCAAAGAAATTACCAAAGATGAAACCGGGTAAGCAGAGAGGAAAACCTGTACGTGTAGGATATACATTACCTATTACATTTAATGTAGAGTAG
- a CDS encoding VanZ family protein, translating to MQQHTQRLLKLSALRVIAIAIAILIAILSLIKIGKQPIKISYLDKIEHGIAYFTLAFFWLLAFVEKNKKYWIVVGCLLYGIIIEVLQGTITTYRTPDYLDIIANFAGILLALLLFNSFFEKK from the coding sequence ATGCAGCAGCATACACAGCGCTTATTGAAGCTTAGTGCTTTACGAGTTATAGCAATAGCAATAGCGATACTTATAGCAATTTTGAGTTTGATAAAAATAGGAAAACAGCCTATAAAGATATCCTATTTAGATAAGATAGAGCACGGAATAGCATATTTTACATTGGCTTTTTTTTGGTTATTAGCTTTCGTAGAAAAAAATAAAAAGTATTGGATTGTTGTAGGATGTTTACTTTACGGTATTATTATCGAGGTATTGCAAGGAACAATAACAACATATAGAACCCCTGATTATTTAGATATAATCGCAAATTTTGCAGGAATACTCTTAGCACTATTGCTTTTTAACTCTTTTTTTGAGAAAAAATAG
- the gcvH gene encoding glycine cleavage system protein GcvH, translating to MNIPSELKYTKDHEWVKIEGDVATIGITDFAQSELGDIVYVDVDTLDDTLEIEEVFGSVEAVKTVSDLFMPLSGEVIAFNEALEDEPELVNTDSYEKGWMIKVKLSDEAQIENLLDAAAYTALIEA from the coding sequence ATGAACATTCCATCAGAATTAAAGTACACAAAAGATCACGAATGGGTTAAAATAGAAGGAGATGTTGCCACTATTGGTATTACAGATTTCGCTCAAAGTGAATTAGGAGACATCGTTTATGTAGATGTAGATACTTTAGATGATACACTAGAAATAGAAGAAGTTTTTGGTTCAGTAGAGGCTGTAAAAACAGTTTCTGATTTATTTATGCCATTATCAGGAGAGGTAATTGCTTTTAATGAAGCGCTAGAAGATGAGCCAGAATTGGTAAATACAGATTCATATGAAAAAGGATGGATGATAAAAGTAAAATTATCAGATGAGGCGCAAATAGAAAACCTGTTAGATGCAGCAGCATACACAGCGCTTATTGAAGCTTAG